The sequence caattccaagatccttctcacatgtattactgagccaagtatcccccatcttataactgtgcatttggtttctttttcctaagtgtagaactttgcatttatccctgttgaatttcattctgttgttttcagcccagtgctccagcctatcaagttccctctgaattttgtttctgttcttccacggtattaactatgccccccccccaattttccctatgagtccggccatcacagcgggtgttagctccacctatcgtgcgaaggcaagaatgtcttcgaagtcaagactaggggcgtcaggcccctcccactctccagttcattcttgccttcgtacgaacaagattggaaaatttatcattgagatcctatagcatagcatttagctaagttttttgtatttgtttatttgttttgactgGGTGCGAACCCAGCGTCGCTTGTgtgtcttcccagtccttctttcccTACTTTCACTTACCTCTGTTGCTTGTTAGAGGTTCTTTCCCTcaaagaccgcggctgcggttctccctgatttggctttaacattttattttcgttctctctcctgcttgtctggcgacccccacagagaccgcggctgcggtgttCTGTGTTTTTTGGCCGTTTTGAGCTTCGGGAGATCGCAGCCTTTTCTCTCCCATAGCGGTTCTGCCTTTCTCAAGTcgcgctctgtggagcccttgaagagaccgcggctgccattttctccgaggcgggagcctgcggctgcggctccctccaaCCTTTTTTAATCTACCAGGGTTCTGCGTCCCTGGAGCCTGGCGATCCGGCTTTCTCTCCGCTCCTTTatttcgccgcggagagccctGTTCCCGCCGGCGacagcggcttgcctcctgctgcctcagCCCTCACAGGCTTTTCTCGGCACGTTAGTTTCGCCGCGGCTAGCCCTGCTCCCGGCGCCGGCAGCagcttgcctcctgctgccttatccctcacaggcttctatctgcactttctttttgggggttttttggagccgctagtgcggttatcggccccgcggctccccctgctagtctgtgctgggcagcccttccccccacttcgtccccagacggccgccattgctccttctctctccgccttttttgatcgttttttcccgcccttttttccgggcgccattttttgaattcaaaattcccgccttttttgttaccctttattaaccatcggataccttccctgcaggctatctatccgtatgtgtgttgtatacgtgctgcaaacagacttacacagggctgacttgcacacaaatttactgtggtgctgcaaacagacttacacagggctgactTGCACACAGAtctactgtggctgtaatcctagtggctggattatattatcaaggctggagctccaatcctagtggctggattgtattatcaaggctgaagctttaatcctagtggctggattgtattatcaaggctggagctttaatcctagtgacTGAatggtattatcaaggctggagctttaatcctagtggctggattgtattatcaaggctggagccttaatcttagtggctgacttgtactaaatctgatttatattggtatatcctgccccctctggggccgtgtaccacgcctgaaacccagcctacagcactaatctgagtgtgctaaGTCTAAATACAGCCTATAACATATTAATGCTAATAccttagtgcatcctgccccctctgtggcagtgcactccgccatctgccagtgtattctaccccctccgtggtcgtacgctgaGCCAGtttgggtctttacatcctgccctctccgtggcagtgtactgtacccaagttaatataagatggcagaacagccaggcatgccgcaatcaacccatatggtgccagatcagccaggcataccacaaacagccaagccacaacattctaacacgactaagaccagacacgccaaagccctggctaagacaaaacatctttccagccatagcaaaccaaagtgCCCACGTTACGTCTCTGTGCCAGCCACCACCACAGcacctcaggcacacataagcgatgttctgcattcccctgctgcttcctctgacgaggaagaatttgttggctttcccgctcagtATTCGACTAACGAACCTTCCTCCgatttaccgccccaaacatctgttccaatagctcctcaggcacatacatctgccacatccgggctgcagctgtctcctgatttcctctcccaacttcaagccatgctggcattttttacccaaatgcagtcactaccagaagttcctgccatacctcaactcaacatggaacatcgtgcgtgtcatgaaactcacccttcctgttcacctaacccctttgatgtagccagaggcagatgtattgacgaagcctcgtatgcggaggagtcaaccttcaatgACCACGTTGAAgcagatgactggagcgactattcagatcatgaggagcatacatcatatcgcttgtttaatgcctcagactatcagcccctggcacgcagggtagttaatactcttggtctccagacagcgccttcaacttcgtccgccccagctatcaaaggggccaaggtcctcaaatcccctgcacctactgaacactacatcccggtgccggacccaattgccaaattagcctctgaagaatgggcccatccactcaaagctcgacgcttcaagaacctggctgacagactttacgccctagccccagactttgccaccaagttagatgtccctggcatagatgaaccaatcgctcgcctcgtttcacgatctcttttgcccagggaaggggaatcccacctaaaagacactattgagcgacgaatagacttcgccctccgcaagaatcacgaggccactgccctagccatgtgtgcctccgcttcagcctccatcttctccagagcatctatgatgtggctggatgaccttctagaggacgctaaccctgatcctgtcgccctcagaagagcactattgaaattgcgtaagacagcagcttttgtggccgatgccactttggttgccactcaattaggggcacgagccatgatggctcaaatagtcgctcgtcgcaccctctggcttcgccactggcaagctgattcagcggccagattgaatctgtccagggctccttactccggatctctactcttcggcgacgaagctctaaaggcagtgctggttgatccaaaagacgcccacaaaccggttctggccacagtcaagaacagcgaccacaggcccttcaggcgatttccttccttccgttctaaccagccctttcgaggaacgcggccaggaggacgaggccgcgacttcagatcctatgatcccaacgcattcaggggctcctggaaccgacgcttccagggcagaggtcagtaccaagggcgcaggggcaactcatcgtcctcatataagggaggccctcgcctacgcaagtcataggtggcagattacttaattttggagatcgatggctgcgccttactacggtctcctggatcagggaccttttcagttatggctatgccatagagttctgggcaaccccatcagacagattccatccgtctccttgcccaagggcaccagccaggcacaacatcatgcagacagctatccaccacctcttggacatagcggcgatagagccagttcccacaactgagaggtcggaaggggtgtactccctcctatttgctgttccaaaacgagatttatcatggagggcggtattggacctcaagtttgtcaaccgttttgtaacatatcgcaggttcaaaatggaatcactccattccattacggagagtctgcatgaaggagacttcctggcttctatcgaccttaaggaagcgtatctccatgtgcccatttgtatagctcacaggaagtttcttcggtttgcttttggccaccagcactttcaatatagagcgatgccagtcggcctctcctctgctccaagagtgtttaccaaggtgctactcatcctagtggcttacctccggacccaaggggttcatatctacccatatctggatgatctgttaatatgggccaagtctgaggagctggctcatcatcacttaatgatcaccctcaatgttttgcaggcctacggctggcttgtcaacttcgacaaaagccatctccaactaacccaacgcctactacatctaggggcaatgttggacaccctgcaggcagtggtcttcttggctccagatcgcatcactgccatcacaaa is a genomic window of Rhineura floridana isolate rRhiFlo1 chromosome 1, rRhiFlo1.hap2, whole genome shotgun sequence containing:
- the LOC133383034 gene encoding uncharacterized protein LOC133383034, yielding MAEQPGMPQSTHMVPDQPGIPQTAKPQHSNTTKTRHAKALAKTKHLSSHSKPKCPRYVSVPATTTAPQAHISDVLHSPAASSDEEEFVGFPAQYSTNEPSSDLPPQTSVPIAPQAHTSATSGLQLSPDFLSQLQAMLAFFTQMQSLPEVPAIPQLNMEHRACHETHPSCSPNPFDVARGRCIDEASYAEESTFNDHVEADDWSDYSDHEEHTSYRLFNASDYQPLARRVVNTLGLQTAPSTSSAPAIKGAKVLKSPAPTEHYIPVPDPIAKLASEEWAHPLKARRFKNLADRLYALAPDFATKLDVPGIDEPIARLVSRSLLPREGESHLKDTIERRIDFALRKNHEATALAMCASASASIFSRASMMWLDDLLEDANPDPVALRRALLKLRKTAAFVADATLVATQLGARAMMAQIVARRTLWLRHWQADSAARLNLSRAPYSGSLLFGDEALKAVLVDPKDAHKPVLATVKNSDHRPFRRFPSFRSNQPFRGTRPGGRGRDFRSYDPNAFRGSWNRRFQGRGLRLACQLRQKPSPTNPTPTTSRGNVGHPAGSGLLGSRSHHCHHKHRKVPDATNIRRRHASCQNARDVHFYHPHCAMGSSTHSTPSMDSVAFSTGHCQHQPSQSSFEPRTAPLLPLVDQGSTPLQGHVVQRTPQNRCNHRCQPHRLGSPLQLPVRSGGLVHRGANSKHQLAGAKGCPLSSTSFSVSVPFGPCAHSNRQHVCKITFEQTRGHQVLSPAGLSLPHFCLGRTTSTIPESRTSQRDLECDSRLAQQTTGISGRMETSSSHFPSSPMSVRRPLSRFASSRNCQLPRYLPDTWTQQQKQWML